CGGTCCCTGAGCATCGGGAGCGACCGCTCGGCGATCGCCGCCGGGCCGTGCTCGTCGCGCAGTGCCTGCGCGACCTTGCCGTGGTCCTTCGCGGGATCGAGCCCGCGGTCGGTCGTCTCTTGGCGGACGACGTCGCCCATGGTAACCACCGGGATCCCGTCCTCGCGTGCGACGGTGGCGGCCTCGCCCTTGCCGCTCCCGGGGAGACCCACCGTTCCGATGACGTGCATCGAGTCTACGTACCGGCGAGATGTGCATAAACGCTGTGTTCCCGCGCGTCGAACGAAGACGGAGACGACGGCCGATCGCCGCCGCTCGCGGTCCTCGAACGCCGCGCTGTTGCCGGCTGCAACGATCGATCTCTTCCCCTTGTCGCTTGTGCAACGATTTTAGCAGCGCTATTTGCCGCGTTGCAGGCCGGATCCATGCGCCGCTCGCAACGAGAGCGACCAATTGCGACGTCCGACCGGACGAGAGCGGCTTACGAGGCTACTATCGATCGCTTTTCGGTATCAGAACTAAGCGGCTCGACAGTTACGGCTCCCCCAACCGTTCGAATTCGTGAGAATACGCGTAAATTCAGACTGATTACCGAAACGAATTGTCAGCGTTATATGGTAGTCTATTGGGGCTGCAGATGCTGCGCTATGACAGAAAAGACGCTCACCCGACGCCGACTCACGGCCGGAGTCGGCGCCGGTCTGGTCGCTGCAGTGGCAGGCTGTATGGACGATAACCAATCCAACGAGAACGAGTCGACCGACGGCGGATCGACCGACGAGTCCGGCGGGACCGAAGATGGCGGCGACGAGACCGGCGGCCTCGGGTCCGAGGACGGTGAAGACGGAATGGGCAACGAGTCCGGCAACGAAACAGACAACGAGACGGACACCGGCAGCGGTGACGAGGGCCTCGGTGGCGAAACCGACGGTGAGACGGACGACGGGAACACGAGCGAAAACAACACGAGCGAGTCGGACGGCGAGCAGACCGACGGCAATCAAAGCGACAACGGATCCCAGATCGAGTTCTGACCGGCAGTGACGTCGGATACCTGGCGGCGGACCGAGTTTCTTTTTCGTGCCGTAGTCGGCAGCGGCGCGTATCTCGCGTGACGGCCCGGTCCGAGTAGCGGCCCGGAGAGGCGACTCGACTGCGACCGGAAATCCCAACCGCTTATACCGTTCCGTCGTGGATTCGGAGTCGAGGGCACGTAGCTCAGTCCGGATAGAGCGTCGGACTTCTAATCCGACGGTCGTGGGTTCAAATCCCATCGTGCCCGTTACCGCCTACTCGGACCAAGCACGCCGAATGGGTGAGTTCCTAATCGCTCAAGTACAGAACTATACGGTTAGAAGTCGCGGAGTTGTGGCGTCACGTCGAGGTTGGTGGTGTCCATAATGGCGACGATTTTGTTCTTCTCGTCGTCGAAGTTTCCGATACGTCGGGGTTGAGTGAGTTCGGTCAGCGCATAGCGGGTGTCAGGGACGCCATCACTCAGGCGGTCGTCGTCCGGGTAGTGCCATGTGAGGGCGTCAGGGTTCGGCGGGGTACCGAGGTGTTGTTCATCGATGCCGATGATGGCGTGGCCGCCGAGGTCTGCGAGTTCGCAGTGAATCATCGCCCCTTGCGTGTTGTCGAACGCAGTGGTATTCATCAGGGCGAGGTAGAGCGTCGTCACCTCGGTACAATCGCCGCCTGCGACCGCGAGCGTTTTGACTTGGTTGTCTTTGATTCGGTCGAGTTGGTACTCCATACTGCCGACGAGGAAGGCGAGTTGCTGGAGGCGGTCGAACTTGCTAGTGATATTGTTGGCGTCGAGGGAGTCGGTGAACGAGTTCGTGAGGGAGGTGAACATCTCGAAGTCGTCGGCGTTGTAGATGTAACTCCCGGGGTGCCGGTCCTCGAACCAGTCGAGGTTATCCTTGTTGTCTTGGTACTCGTGGTACATATCGCGGTTGATGTTGGAGTACCCACTGATGAGGCGACCTTTTCGCACGGGGTGGGCGAGAACAAAGAACCGCGTGTATTGCTCACCGAATCCGTCGCGCACGGTGTAGAGTCTATCCGGCTTGGAGATGGGATCGCCAACGTAGTTGAAGTTGAGGCGTTCGTCGTTGACCCATCGAACGCCGGACGTCCGCGAGTTCTCGAACGGAATGGCGATGAACCGATGCTCTTTGAGGACGCCGTAGCCCTGCGAGTGTTCAGCGGTATCCTCGATAAGGATTTTGACAACACCTTTTTTCTCACGGGGGAGTTCTCGGCTATTAACGGGGAGAGTAATCTCGTGGGATTCGTAGTTGTCAGACTCGGAACTAACGGTCACGGAGTCGGTCATACCGACGGACCCATCGTGGCGCAGGTATGCGGCGGAGAACTCGATGTCTCGGTTGACCTTCATTGAACCGATGTTGACGGTGATTTCCGTGGAGTCGACCTCGACGCTGGCGATGCGAGTGTCAGGGTGTTCGCTGTACTGGACGGAATCCCAGCCCTCGTAGAACGGGAGTCTGTAATCTGTGATGGCGTTCTGGTTGCGCTTGAACGAGACGGCGGGGTCTTGGGGCGGCTGATTTCTGGGGCCGCCTTCGGTCACCTTGTTGGTCTCTGACCTACCATCGTCGGGCTGAAATCCCTCGTAGACGTTTTCCGTACACCCGGCAGTGGTGATGAGGCCTGCCGAACTAAGGGTGAGGAGCCTCCGGCGCGGGAGAGTATCATTTTTCATTACATATCCCTATTCTGATGTGTTATAAGTGCTATCCTACGCGGGAGTAGTTACGTGTCCGGTTTCTCGCAGTGACGAGTAAACCGCCACCGAGGATTTGAATGAGACAGCGGCGAGCGAGAGCGAGCCGACGGCGTCGTTGCAACGACGACCGCGAGCGCGGCGGTGTTCGAGGGCGACTCGCCGACGGTCGATTCGTGGCGGTAACTCCTGCGAGTGCACTACATACCAATACGTATAGCTATTACTAACCATCTTGTATCGGCGACGGAATACCGACACATGGACACGTTCCGATACACTAACGACCGCCGACTCGATCGCCGATCGTTCGTCTCGCTGCTTGGCACCACGACTGGCGCGCTCGCGCTTTCGGGGACGGCAGACGCAGCGGCGGCGACGGCGTCCGAAACCGAATCGGAAGCGAGTACAGCCGACGAACTCGACGCTCTCTCGTTTTACTCGCCGGCGAGCCAGGTGAGCCCGGAGTACGACGAACTCGCCGACGAGGACCACGTCCTCGCCTGGGCCTCCGCGGACGCGTACGTAACGATCGCGGACGGCGGCACCGACGCGGACGACGTCGTCGTCTACGAGAACGAGCGAATTCCGCTGATCTCCCGGGACGGACCCGTAATTGGAATTGGCAGCGCCGGCTTCGTGAGCGACGAGCGCGGCGGGTTCGACGTCGGCAACGAGGAGTTCCTGCTCAACGCGTGGGACGAACTCGTGGGCCCCGGGGGGACGGTGCTGTGGGACGAGAGCCACGAGCAGTACTGGGACCTCGCGAGCCACGAAACCTTCCGGCGCTACGCCGCGGACAACGGCTACGAACTCCGGGCGCTCGAGGAGTTCGAACCAGACGGCGCGACCCTCGAGTTCTACTCGGCGGCGAGCCAGGTGTCGCCGGCCGGCGACGCGCTCACCGGAGACCAGGCGGCGGCCGACGACGACCTCGACGTCCTCGCGTGGGCGGAGCCGACGGCGACGAACGTCGACCTGACGGGCGCGGAACCGTATCACTACGCCGACGACGAGCGGATTCCGCTGATCACCCGCGACGGTCGAGCGGTCGGATTCGGCGCGCCGTTCGTCGAGGACGCGAGCGATCACGACGAGAACCGGGCGTTCGTCCGCGGCGTCTGGGACGAGGTAATCGACGGCGAGACGGTTTACTGGGACGAGAGCCACGGGCAGTACTACGACGCGGGGCGGTTCGAGTCGTTCGTCGCCGACGCGGAAGCCGCCGGATACGCGGTCGACGGGACCGACGACCTGCTGGCGGTGCTCGGCGGGACGACCAGGAACGAAAACGGAGGTGATGACGCCACCGAGACTGAAGCCGAGGCTGGTTCCGACGCCGACGCTGATGCGGTCGTGATCACGACGCCCGAAACGCCGTTTTCCGACGACGAACTCGCGGCCCTCGAAGCTTTCGTCGACGACGGCGGCGCCGTCTTCCTCCACGATCAGTCCGACTACGGCGGCCACGACGAGACCGCGAATCTCAACGAAATCGCCGAGCGGCTCGACCTCGGGTTCCGCTTCAACGCCGACCAGGTCGTGGACGACGCGACCGGCTGGGATGACCACGTGTTCGCGACGACCGACTTCGACGAGACATCCCTTGGAGATGGGGCGGACGGCGTCGGCCTGGCGGACGCCGACGGACTCGTGATTACGACGCCCGAGCGACCGTTCGAAGCCGACGAGTTCGCGGCCCTCGAAGCCTTCGTCGACGACGGCGGCGCCGTCTTCCTGTTCGATCAGTCCGACTTCGGCGGGAACGACCGGACGGAGAACCTGAACGAAATCGCCGAGCGGCTGGCTCTCGCCTTCCGGTTCAACGGCGGTCAGGTCGAAGACGAAGTACAAAATGCCGGACCCGAATACGAACCGATTGCGACTGAGTTCTCCCCGGCGGTCGACTACTTCGCGGACCGGGACGGCATCGGCATCGAGTTCGACCGCGACGGTGAGTACGACGGGCGGATCGTCCGCGTCGTCGACGGTGACACGTTCGAGGTCGAGTTCGAGGGCGAGTACGGCTACCGCGAGGTCGTCCGCAGCGTCGGCGTCGACACCCCGGAGACGCCGCCGACGGGGAACGACCCCGAGGAGTGGTTCGGCGTCCCCGACGACGCCGACGAGCACCTCGAAACGTGGGGCGAGAACGCGACGGACTTCGCCCTCGAGCGCCTGGCGCCCGAGGGCGCGTCGGTCGACGAATCCGACATCGACGGCCGACACGTCAAACTGACGTTCGACGGCGCGGAGCCGATCCGCGGGAACTACGGCCGCTTGCTCGGCGACACGCGCTACGACCCCGACGAGTTCGCGGCCGATTTCGACGACGGGTCGTTCTCGGCGAACTACAACCGGGACCTGATCGAGGAAGGATACGCCCGGGTCTACTCCTCCGGATTTTCGTCCCACGACGAGTGGGCCGCACTCGAGGAGAGCGCCCTGGCCGACGGTCGCGGCGTCTGGTCGGCCGCCGACTTCGACGCGCTCTCCGAGATCCGCAACGAGCCCGTCGAGGAACTGTTCGTTCCCTCGGCCCGAAGTATCCGCAGCGCCCGCGATCGAAACGGGGGCCGGCTTCGGGACGACCGGATCGTCGTCTCGGCAAGCTCGAGTGCCGAGCAACGTCTGGACGACGGCGGCGTTGCGTACGACGATGACATCCCGCTGGTCGGCGTCGACAAGCGCCGCCGAGTTGCGCTCGTCGGCGGACTCGTGATCGACGAAACGTACGAGGAGAGCGAGGGATTCGGCGCGGACACCGGCGGCTACGGCAACTTCCCGTTCCTCACGAATCTGATCGACCGACTCTCCGAGACCGACGGCGACGTGCTCGTCGCCGGCGGCCAGGGCCAGTTCAACGCCGCCGGCTCGATCTCGCTCGAAGACTGCAAGTACTACCTCCGATACCTCGAAGGCGTCGGCCTGCGGTGCCGGCAGGTAAACGACCTTGCGGAGACGCTGCCGACCGAATCGGAGACGCCACGGGCAGTCTTGCTCAGCGCACCCGACCGACCGCTCACGACGGATGAAATCGTCGCCGTACGCCAGTTCCGAGCGGACGGCGGCGCGGTCGTTCTACTCGGGAGCGCGGACGCGCCGGCCGACCACACCCGAAATCTGAACGCGGTCGCCGAGCGACTGAACACGGCCCTCCGGTTCAACGCGGACGCGGTCGTCGATCCGGAACGGCACCTCGCGGACGATCCCGCAATCCTCGAGACGACGGCGTTCGACGGCTCGGCCCCGCTATTCGATGCCTACGGACCGTCGCCGGACGAAACCGACGGGGACGGCGGCAACGGTGCGGGAGGCGGGTGGACTGACGCGCCGGGACGGAGCGGCCAGGCGCCGGGGCACCGCGGATCCGGGCCGGGAGCCAGCGGGAACGCACCCGGACGCCGGAAGTAGACGCTCGGTCGTCGATTCAGGCGCGAACGCGCCGCCGGTCGAGGTCGGCTTCGAGCCGGTCGGCGGCCCGGAGCCGAAGCCGCTTCGCGCGTCGCTTCGAGACCCGCGAGTCGGGCAGTCGGTCCGCGAGCGGCTCGTAGGTCGACGGTGCAAAGCCGAAATCGCGCAGATAGCGCCGAACGGCGGAGCTTTCGAGCCCGTCGTGGATCGCCGCGTCGGTGATCTCTTCGACGGCGTCGAACGCGGGGAGCACGACCGCGTCGGTGTCGGGGTCGGTTCCGCTGCCAACGCCGTCACCGACTCCGATATCGCCGCTTCCGTCAACGGCCATTTCGCCGCCCTCGACGACCGTTCCGCGCTCGTCCGCTCGGGTGACCAGCGAGCGGACGTCGGCCGCGAGTTGGAGCGCCTGGCTCGGGAGCGCCGCGTCGGGCGAGCGCCACTCGACGGTCGGCATCGCTTTCCGCAGCCGGACCGGCGTCCAGACCGCGTCGTAGGTGCCGAACTCGTCGTCGAACGCGTCGGCGTCGACGCCGCGGTCGATCGCGCGCTCGCGGAACGTCTCGTAGGCGTCCTCGAGCCGTCGCTCCCAGTCGTCGACGCCGTCGACGTAGGGCCAGAGCTGACCCTGATCGGGGCAGGTCTCGTAACACGACCGCCGATAGAGGAATGGGCGTGCGCACTCGAGGATGCGCTCGCCGCGGTAGTGCGACGCGCTGTTGACGAGCGCGAAGGCGGGGTCGAGCGCGGTCAGGGCGTTCAGCTGGTCGACGACGTTCGACTGCTCGAAATGGATGTGGGTCCCGGCACAGACCCTCGCGTCGTCGAAGGTCGGGCCGACGATCCGGCGCTGGAGGTCGGTCCCCCGTTTCTCGCGGTAGGGGATCTCCGACGGGGCGGCGTACAGCGGCGTTGCAAGCGGGACGAGCCGCTTGTCCTCCTCGCGCGCCGCGTCGACGACTGTTCCGATCAGCTCCCGGAACTCGTCGCGGAGTTCGGCCATCGACCGGCAGGGGGTCGTTTTGATCTCGAGCATCGGCTCGACGAATTCGGGATCGACCTGCTCCGAGACGTCGAGCAGTGTATCGGGCGAGACCAGGTCACCGTCCGTATCGACGACCCAGTACTCGACCTCGAGGCTGGTTTTCATGGATGTCTCCGTTGACGGGTGGTAGGGAGCGGCCCGCGAGCAAACCGGCCCCGGGCCGTGACTGTCGGACGGCGGACCGCGGTCGACGACCGAGTTCCCGTCGGGAACCGATCGCGACCGGCCGTCCGATGGTAGTTCTTCTTTTTGGATTCGGTGCTAGGGACGATTCGCGCGAAGGCGTTGAGCCTGCGTACGCAGGCGAGAGATCAGCGGAGAGAGGCGGTGAGACCCTCGTGATCAGGAGGAACAAACCCCACGAAACGATCACAGCGGTGAGGGACGGCCCTACTAACACCGGTGTTACGTGGTTGCGCCGAAGTCTCTGCCGCATTGATACCCCTGCGGTAACACTATGTAACTACATGAGCAGCGAGACGGCTTCGGACGATTCGACAGTATCGGTGATCGTGGTCGGCGGCGGTCCCGCCGGCCTGAACGCGGCCCTCTTTACCGCGAAGGACGGCATCAAGACGACGGTCTTCGACACCGACGAGACCTGGATGCACAAGGCCCACCTCTTCAACTACCTCGGAATCGGCTCCGTCGGCGGCAGCGAGTTCATGGCGACGGCTCGCCAACAGGTCGATGATCTCGGCGCCGACCGCCGGCAGGGCGAGCGAGTGACCGACGTCGAGGAAACCGCCGACGGATTCGCGGTCGAAACCGAGGACGGCGAATACGAGGCCGACTACGTCGTGCTCGCGACGGGTGCGAACCGCGAACTCGCAGAAGCGCTCGGTTGCGAGTTCACCGACGAGGGCGTCGTCGACGTCGGCGTCGACATGGAGACCAGCGTCGCCGGCGCGTACGCGACCGGCGCGATGGTCCGTCCGGAGGAGTGGCAGGCCGCCATCGCCGTCGGCGACGGGGCCGCCGCAGCACTCAACATCCTCTCGGACGTACGTGGAGAACACTTCCACGACTTCGACGTACCCGCGGACGCCTCGCGCGTCTTCGGCGAACTGGTCGCGGAGTAATTCACTATGTCAGAGGAACACCGAAACCCAGTCACGCCGGACCTCCCGGACAGCCCCGTCCACACGACGGGTACCGACCACATCACCATCTGGGGGAGCAACGAGGACGACACGATCGAGTTCTATCGCGACCTCCTCGGGATGCCCCTCGTGCTCCGCCAGCCGAACCTCGACGATCCCTCGCAGACGCACCTGTTCTTCGACACGGGCGACGGCCGCATCCTGACGTTCTTCGTCAGCGACGACCGGCCCTCCGCCCGCGGCCAGCGCGCCGGCGTCGGGGCCGTCCACCACCTCTGTTTCAGCGTCGATCCCGACGAGTACGAGGACACGATGGACGCGCTCGACGAGGCCGGTCACGGCTACAACGTCTTCGACCGCGGCATCTTCCACTCGATCTACACCCGCGACAACAACGGCCTGGTCATCGAACTCTCGACGGACAAGTACGAGATCCCCAATGACCGCCGGGGAGAAGTCCTCGCGAAGGCCCAGGAACTCCGCGAGGAAGACGGCGCCGAGTACGCCAAGGACGAGCACCTCCGGGCCGCGATCGACGAAGTCGGCCTCGAGGTCGTCGAACACGACCTTCCTGACGCCAGCGCCGGCGTCGGTGGTGTCGAATGAGCACCGGGAGTGACGACCGCGTCGACGGGCCCCACCAGGGTCAGCCGCTTCGCACCGCCGGTACCCCTCTCGACGAGGCCGAGGCCGCGGTCGTGCTCACCCACGGCCGCGGCGCGACCGCTCAGGGGATGCTCCAGATGGCCGACGAGGTCCACCGCGAGAGCGTCGCCTTCCTCGCCCCGCAGGCGGCCCGCCGGACCTGGTACCCCAACTCGTTTCTCGCACCCGTCGCGGACAACGAGCCGGGTCGGTCCTCGGGCCTTCAGGCGATCAGCGACGCAATCGCCGAAGCCGACGACGCCGGCATCCCGACCGAGCGCGTCATGCTGATCGGCTTCTCGCAGGGCGCCTGCCTGGCCAGCGAGTTCCTCGCGCGCAACCCGCGCCGGTACGGCGGCCTGGCCGCGCTGAGCGGCGGGCTCATCGGCGAGGACCTCGACGACGAGTACCCCGGCGACCTCGAGGGGACGCCGGTCTTCCTGGGCTGTAGCGACGTCGACCCGCACATCCCCGAGGAGCGCGTCCACGACACGGCCGACGCGTTCGAGTCCATGGACGCCGACGTGACCGAGCGCCTCTACGAGGGGATGGGCCACGGCATCAACGAGGACGAGATGGCGGTCGTCTCGGAGATGGTCGCGGCGCTGGTCGAGGACTGAGTCGGAGACGGGCACGAAGTCGGAATCGGATTTGAAGGTGCAATCGTAAAATCGCACCCGAGAACGCGATCTTCTCCTACCCGCTCTCGGTGACGGCGGCGTACGTGTCGAGATAGCCCGCGCCGTAGTACTTGTTCTCGTACTCGTCTGGCCGGTCCGCGGTCCGCTGTAAGACGTTCCGAACCTGATTTCCGTTGAGCGACGACGCCGCGCTGTTCACGAGCGCGACGGCGCCGGTGACCTGCGGCGCGGCCATCGACGTGCCGGCCAGCCAGTCGTAGCCGTACTCGGCGCCGCGGTACTCGCCGGTCTCCTCGTCGAACTGCGGGATCGCGACCGCGTTCAGCACGTCGTCGGTCCGGTACTCGCCACCGTTGCCGCCTGGCGCCGCGAGGTCGATCGCGCCGACCCCGTGGGTCGTGTAGGTCGACGGCGAGTACGCGGGCTCGTCGGCGTCGCCGGTTTCGGGATCGAAGCCGACTGGGCCCGTCGAACTCGTCGTGAGCCCGCCGGCCGTCTGGGACGAGTCGGTCTCGTCCTCGTTGAACTGGAGGCTCTCGCCCCAGTTGCCGGACGCGTGGGCGTGGATCGTCCCGTTCCGTCGCGCGTAGTTTCCGACCCGCTGGTGGACCTCGCCCCAGAATTTCCCCCAGCCGTCCGATCGCATCCGCCAGGTCCAGCCGAGGCTGAGGTTGGCGGCGTCGCAACCGATCTCCGTCGCGTAGACGAGGGCGGCCATCACAGATCCGTAGTAGGTCTCGCCCCAGTAGTCGGGCGGGAGGTCCCCGCCGTCGGTGCCCGCGCTCGCGCTCTCGGGTGACGCGCCGAAGACGCGCAGATCGACGAGTTCGGCGTCCGGCGCGGAGCCGACGACGCCGCGTTCGGTGTCGTCGGCGGCGACGATCCCCGCGACGTGGGTGCCGTGGGTGCCGCCGTAGGGCCCCCCGACGCCGTAATCGTCGTTCGCGAAGCTCTTCGAGCGCTCGAGGTTGACCCGCCCTTCGAGTGCGGGGTGGCCCGCGGCGATCCCGGAGTCGATTATCGCGACGCGGCTCCCATCGCCGCGCGTGATCTCGTGGGTCTCCGAGATGCGCTGGTCGCGCTTGTCCCACTGGTATTTCGACAGGTCCTCTGCTTCCGCCGCTGACACGGTCTCGGATCGTCGGACCGGCCCGTACGGGTCGGAGTCGATTCGAACGTCCGGCGCGAAGTCCGCGCCCGCGTCCTCGAGTTGCGCTTCCGAGGCCCGAACCACGAGGAGGTCCACGGGATCGAGCGCGTGGACGACGTCGACCGAATCCTCGTCGCGGAGGCTCTCGCGATCGACGACGAACCGCCGTCGGGATCCGGACTCCGAGGCTGCAGCGACGCCAGTCGCGGCGAGCGTCAGGCCACCGAGCGAGACGCCGGTCCGTCGGAGGAGCGTTCTACGTCGCATGGGCTATCGGAGTCGAGTGCCGCGGCCGCGGTCACTGCCGTCGTGGGGGTCGTCGATGTCCTCGGCGATCGGCATGTCGAAGTACGCCCTCTCGTCGACTTCGTGGACCGAGCCGTCCGCGATCCGTTCGAACGTGGCCATGAACGCTTCGACGGAGACTTTCACCATCGTTCCGCGGGCCTTGTGACCGCGGTCGTCGCTCTGGTGGGAGACCTCGTAGAGCGCCCCCGCGGCGTCGGTCTGCGGACAGAGCGCGTCGAGATACGAGCCCCAGAGCGGGCCGTAGGCGTACCGCGTGATCGTGTCCAACCGGCCGCCGAATCGATCCGTTCGCTCCGGGACCAGGCCGCCGAGTTGCAGGGAGCGCGTCTGCGCGTCGACGGACATGAACGGGTTCCCCTGGCCGACCCAGGGCGCGTAGTCGACGCCGTCGAGACCGGCGTACGTCGGTCCGTACGGCGCCATCACGCTCATGATCGACTGCCAGTCCCGATCCGAATGTCCGTCGGCCGAGTCGGGAACGGCGGTCGGGCCCTGATGGTGGTGCGTGAGCGCCCAGTCGGGGTCGGCCTCGAGGAACGAGTCGGTGACCGCTCGCGTCTCCGGATTGAGGTTCAAGCCGGCGCTCCAGATTTCCTCGTAG
This window of the Natrinema salifodinae genome carries:
- a CDS encoding thermonuclease family protein, giving the protein MDTFRYTNDRRLDRRSFVSLLGTTTGALALSGTADAAAATASETESEASTADELDALSFYSPASQVSPEYDELADEDHVLAWASADAYVTIADGGTDADDVVVYENERIPLISRDGPVIGIGSAGFVSDERGGFDVGNEEFLLNAWDELVGPGGTVLWDESHEQYWDLASHETFRRYAADNGYELRALEEFEPDGATLEFYSAASQVSPAGDALTGDQAAADDDLDVLAWAEPTATNVDLTGAEPYHYADDERIPLITRDGRAVGFGAPFVEDASDHDENRAFVRGVWDEVIDGETVYWDESHGQYYDAGRFESFVADAEAAGYAVDGTDDLLAVLGGTTRNENGGDDATETEAEAGSDADADAVVITTPETPFSDDELAALEAFVDDGGAVFLHDQSDYGGHDETANLNEIAERLDLGFRFNADQVVDDATGWDDHVFATTDFDETSLGDGADGVGLADADGLVITTPERPFEADEFAALEAFVDDGGAVFLFDQSDFGGNDRTENLNEIAERLALAFRFNGGQVEDEVQNAGPEYEPIATEFSPAVDYFADRDGIGIEFDRDGEYDGRIVRVVDGDTFEVEFEGEYGYREVVRSVGVDTPETPPTGNDPEEWFGVPDDADEHLETWGENATDFALERLAPEGASVDESDIDGRHVKLTFDGAEPIRGNYGRLLGDTRYDPDEFAADFDDGSFSANYNRDLIEEGYARVYSSGFSSHDEWAALEESALADGRGVWSAADFDALSEIRNEPVEELFVPSARSIRSARDRNGGRLRDDRIVVSASSSAEQRLDDGGVAYDDDIPLVGVDKRRRVALVGGLVIDETYEESEGFGADTGGYGNFPFLTNLIDRLSETDGDVLVAGGQGQFNAAGSISLEDCKYYLRYLEGVGLRCRQVNDLAETLPTESETPRAVLLSAPDRPLTTDEIVAVRQFRADGGAVVLLGSADAPADHTRNLNAVAERLNTALRFNADAVVDPERHLADDPAILETTAFDGSAPLFDAYGPSPDETDGDGGNGAGGGWTDAPGRSGQAPGHRGSGPGASGNAPGRRK
- a CDS encoding glutamate-cysteine ligase family protein — its product is MKTSLEVEYWVVDTDGDLVSPDTLLDVSEQVDPEFVEPMLEIKTTPCRSMAELRDEFRELIGTVVDAAREEDKRLVPLATPLYAAPSEIPYREKRGTDLQRRIVGPTFDDARVCAGTHIHFEQSNVVDQLNALTALDPAFALVNSASHYRGERILECARPFLYRRSCYETCPDQGQLWPYVDGVDDWERRLEDAYETFRERAIDRGVDADAFDDEFGTYDAVWTPVRLRKAMPTVEWRSPDAALPSQALQLAADVRSLVTRADERGTVVEGGEMAVDGSGDIGVGDGVGSGTDPDTDAVVLPAFDAVEEITDAAIHDGLESSAVRRYLRDFGFAPSTYEPLADRLPDSRVSKRRAKRLRLRAADRLEADLDRRRVRA
- a CDS encoding NAD(P)/FAD-dependent oxidoreductase produces the protein MSSETASDDSTVSVIVVGGGPAGLNAALFTAKDGIKTTVFDTDETWMHKAHLFNYLGIGSVGGSEFMATARQQVDDLGADRRQGERVTDVEETADGFAVETEDGEYEADYVVLATGANRELAEALGCEFTDEGVVDVGVDMETSVAGAYATGAMVRPEEWQAAIAVGDGAAAALNILSDVRGEHFHDFDVPADASRVFGELVAE
- a CDS encoding VOC family protein yields the protein MSEEHRNPVTPDLPDSPVHTTGTDHITIWGSNEDDTIEFYRDLLGMPLVLRQPNLDDPSQTHLFFDTGDGRILTFFVSDDRPSARGQRAGVGAVHHLCFSVDPDEYEDTMDALDEAGHGYNVFDRGIFHSIYTRDNNGLVIELSTDKYEIPNDRRGEVLAKAQELREEDGAEYAKDEHLRAAIDEVGLEVVEHDLPDASAGVGGVE
- a CDS encoding alpha/beta hydrolase — encoded protein: MSTGSDDRVDGPHQGQPLRTAGTPLDEAEAAVVLTHGRGATAQGMLQMADEVHRESVAFLAPQAARRTWYPNSFLAPVADNEPGRSSGLQAISDAIAEADDAGIPTERVMLIGFSQGACLASEFLARNPRRYGGLAALSGGLIGEDLDDEYPGDLEGTPVFLGCSDVDPHIPEERVHDTADAFESMDADVTERLYEGMGHGINEDEMAVVSEMVAALVED
- a CDS encoding S8 family peptidase; protein product: MRRRTLLRRTGVSLGGLTLAATGVAAASESGSRRRFVVDRESLRDEDSVDVVHALDPVDLLVVRASEAQLEDAGADFAPDVRIDSDPYGPVRRSETVSAAEAEDLSKYQWDKRDQRISETHEITRGDGSRVAIIDSGIAAGHPALEGRVNLERSKSFANDDYGVGGPYGGTHGTHVAGIVAADDTERGVVGSAPDAELVDLRVFGASPESASAGTDGGDLPPDYWGETYYGSVMAALVYATEIGCDAANLSLGWTWRMRSDGWGKFWGEVHQRVGNYARRNGTIHAHASGNWGESLQFNEDETDSSQTAGGLTTSSTGPVGFDPETGDADEPAYSPSTYTTHGVGAIDLAAPGGNGGEYRTDDVLNAVAIPQFDEETGEYRGAEYGYDWLAGTSMAAPQVTGAVALVNSAASSLNGNQVRNVLQRTADRPDEYENKYYGAGYLDTYAAVTESG